In Brachybacterium fresconis, the genomic stretch CGGTGCCGGTCGCCGCCGGCGACCTGCGCCCCCCGGCCGTCATCGCCGGCACCCCGGAGCGCGCCGCCCTGCACTGGGGAGAGACGGTCTGGCCCCTCGAGCTCGGGGGAGCGGTCGCGATCCCGTCGGCCGGCCGTGCCGCGCCGCATCCGCTCGCCCGGCTGCGTCGCCTGGTGCTGGTGGCGCTCGGCCGACGCAGGGAGATCGCGCTGACCCTCTGGCAGGCGCCGGACTTCGAGATCCCCTGGCACGACGTGCGACTGCTGCCGCACGCGGCCCGCTGGTTCGAGCTCGCGCAGGTCCCGCCGGGGACCCGCTACGCCGACGCCGAGCGGCTCCAGGGCGTCGGCCGCGCCCGCTCCCGGTCCTGAGGGGGCGCTGCGACGGCAGATCCGCGTCCGACGCGCCGGGACGGTGATGGTGTGACGCGCGTCGCAGAGGCTAAGGTCGAGCATCGTGCCCGATGTCGACGAGGAGGTCTTCGTGGCTCCAGGACCGCTCACCCGGTCGTCCCCCGACCGCCGCACCTTCCTGCGCCTGAGCGCCGGAGTCGCGACGGTCGTTCCGCTGGCGGCCCTGGCCGGCTGCGCCGGCACCAACGGTGACCCCACGGTCATCCGGATCGCCTTCCAGCAGTTCGGCTCCGGAACCATCAAGGAGCAATGGATCACCACCGCCGCCGAGGAGTTCTCCGCCGAGAACCCGGAGCTGACGGTGGAGCTGGTCCCGATCGTCGCCTCCGAAGGGGACTACTTCACCAAGAACGAGCTGCTGATGAGCTCGCCGCGCACCAGCCCGGATCTGGTGTACGAGGACTCGTTCATCCTGCTCTCCGACGTCGGGGCGGGCTATCTGCAGCCGATCACCGATCTGGCCGAGGGCTTCGAGCACTGGGACGACATCGCCGACGCCTCGAAGGTCGCCGTCACCGGGGAGGACGGGGAGATCTACGGGATCCCCATCACCACGGACACCCGCGCCATCTGGTTCCACCAGGAGGTCTTCGCGGAGGCCGGACTGCCCGAGGACTGGCAGCCCGGCAGCTGGGAGGACATCCTCGAGGCAGCCCGCGCGATCCGCGACTCCGACAGCGAGGCGACCCCGTTCTTCATGTTCGCGGGGACGCCGCAGGGCGAGAAGGCCTCGATGCAGGGCTTCGAGATGCTGCTGTACGGCACATCGTCCGACAGCTGGCTGTACGACCGCGAGACGAAGAAGTGGATCATCGGCTCGAGCGGATTCATCGACTCCCTCGCCTTCCTGCAGACGATCTTCGAGGAGGACCTGACCCTGCCGCCGGCCCAGCTGCTGGACCCGAACATCTCCGAGTCGATCTACACCACCCTGCTGCCGGAGAAGAAGCTCGGCATGCTCGTGGACGGCTCCTGGATCTCCCAGAACTGGACCGAGTCCGCGGCCCGGCCCTGGCCCGAGTGGCCGGACGTGATCTCTCTGGCGGACATGCCCACCCAGGACGGCGGCGGCAACGGCACCGTGACCCTCGCCGGCGGCTGGGGCCTGTCGATCCCGCGGCACGTCACCGATCGCGAGGTCGCCTTCGCCTTCCTCGAGAAGCTGGTCTCCACCGAGACCCTGGTGGACTACGCGATCGCCGACAACCACATCACCGTGCGCGAGGACGTCGCGGCCGACGAGCGCTACCAGGGCTACTCGCCGGCGGTCGGCTACTTCACCGACCTCCTGGAGACCGCCTACTACCGCCCGGCGCTCCCGGCGTATCCCGAGGTGTCCTCGGCCATCCAGGAAGCGATGGAGGCCGTGATGACGGGAGTCGGCCCCGAGTCGGCGGCCGCCGCGTACGACGCCACCGTCACCGACATCGTCGGCCCCGAGAACGTGCAGGAGGCCAGCGCATGAGCACCAGCGCCCCCACGAGGGAGCACGAACCGCCCCCCGCTGCGGCGTCCTCGACGCCGCCGAAGCGCGGAAGGCTGGGCAACCGCCTGACCACGACCCGGGCGGTGCCGATGGTTCCGGCCTTCCTGCTGCTGATCGCGTTCATGCTGGGACCGATCGTGTACTCCGTGTACCTCGCGTTCACCGACAAGGCCATCCGCGGCAAGGGAGCCGAGGACGCCGAGTTCGTCGGCTTCCAGAACTTCACCGACGCGTTCACCGACGGCGACTTCTGGAACTCGGTGATCCTGACCCTGATCTTCACGGTGGTCTCCGCCGTGATCGGCCAGAACATCAT encodes the following:
- a CDS encoding extracellular solute-binding protein; translation: MPDVDEEVFVAPGPLTRSSPDRRTFLRLSAGVATVVPLAALAGCAGTNGDPTVIRIAFQQFGSGTIKEQWITTAAEEFSAENPELTVELVPIVASEGDYFTKNELLMSSPRTSPDLVYEDSFILLSDVGAGYLQPITDLAEGFEHWDDIADASKVAVTGEDGEIYGIPITTDTRAIWFHQEVFAEAGLPEDWQPGSWEDILEAARAIRDSDSEATPFFMFAGTPQGEKASMQGFEMLLYGTSSDSWLYDRETKKWIIGSSGFIDSLAFLQTIFEEDLTLPPAQLLDPNISESIYTTLLPEKKLGMLVDGSWISQNWTESAARPWPEWPDVISLADMPTQDGGGNGTVTLAGGWGLSIPRHVTDREVAFAFLEKLVSTETLVDYAIADNHITVREDVAADERYQGYSPAVGYFTDLLETAYYRPALPAYPEVSSAIQEAMEAVMTGVGPESAAAAYDATVTDIVGPENVQEASA